In a genomic window of Virgibacillus sp. SK37:
- a CDS encoding Na(+)/H(+) antiporter subunit B, translated as MYKPNDLVLRTTTSLIAFILLGFAIYLLLAGHNSPGGGFVGGLLTSGAILLMYMAYGMEVVKKIIPINFTLLIPIGLAFAVGTGIGSFIFNVPFLSQTFGYFHLPIFGEIELATAMIFDIGVYFTVVGVMMTIILTIANDQ; from the coding sequence ATGTATAAACCGAATGATCTTGTTCTACGTACAACAACATCTTTAATCGCATTTATCTTACTTGGATTTGCCATTTATTTATTGCTGGCGGGACATAACTCTCCAGGGGGAGGGTTTGTTGGCGGTTTGCTGACATCAGGAGCAATCCTTCTCATGTATATGGCTTATGGAATGGAAGTAGTGAAAAAAATCATTCCGATCAATTTCACATTATTGATTCCTATTGGCTTAGCTTTTGCAGTCGGAACAGGTATAGGTTCATTTATTTTTAATGTGCCATTTTTATCCCAAACATTTGGGTACTTCCACCTGCCTATTTTTGGTGAAATTGAATTGGCAACCGCTATGATCTTTGATATTGGTGTATATTTCACTGTTGTTGGAGTAATGATGACCATTATTCTAACCATCGCCAATGATCAATAA
- a CDS encoding DUF2621 family protein produces MSVIFDYLIIAWGFIMIGLMGIGGFFMFRKFLKRLPKEDGKSMMDWEEYYMEQSKHMWEDDEKKLLEELVSPVPELFRDVARHKIASKIGEVALNKNMEKINQDVLIQGYILATPKRDHKFLRNKLDQKNIDVRPYEQFFDQSQSDYSVEWEERYKKN; encoded by the coding sequence ATGTCGGTAATTTTTGATTACTTAATTATAGCTTGGGGATTTATAATGATTGGTTTAATGGGAATTGGTGGGTTTTTTATGTTTCGTAAGTTTCTTAAACGATTGCCTAAAGAAGATGGCAAGTCAATGATGGACTGGGAAGAATACTATATGGAACAATCCAAACATATGTGGGAAGATGATGAAAAAAAGTTGCTTGAAGAATTAGTTTCACCTGTGCCTGAATTGTTTAGAGATGTAGCCAGACATAAAATTGCCAGTAAAATTGGAGAAGTAGCTCTTAACAAAAATATGGAAAAAATTAATCAAGATGTATTAATTCAAGGATATATACTAGCAACTCCTAAGCGTGATCATAAGTTTTTACGAAATAAATTAGACCAGAAAAATATAGATGTTAGACCATATGAGCAATTCTTTGACCAATCTCAAAGTGATTATTCAGTTGAATGGGAAGAACGATACAAAAAAAATTAA
- a CDS encoding CcdC family protein translates to MFWLVASTIVAAFMAVTMIFVRLKAAKQPASVKKIILPPLFMSTGALMFVVPQFRVTFSEFAEAIIVGIICSIFLIKTSNFEIRKNAIYLVPSKAFVFILVGLLLFRIIFKLAIGSTISLGQTSGMFYLLAFGMIVTWRLAMLIKFMKLEKKMNATTKRSV, encoded by the coding sequence ATGTTTTGGTTAGTGGCAAGTACAATAGTAGCAGCGTTTATGGCTGTCACAATGATTTTTGTAAGGCTTAAAGCTGCAAAGCAACCAGCTAGTGTTAAAAAAATTATATTGCCACCACTTTTTATGAGTACAGGTGCATTGATGTTTGTAGTTCCACAATTTCGAGTTACTTTTTCAGAGTTTGCAGAAGCAATCATTGTTGGTATTATCTGTTCCATATTTTTAATTAAAACGTCTAACTTTGAAATTCGGAAAAACGCCATATACTTAGTACCTTCAAAAGCATTTGTGTTTATATTAGTTGGATTGTTGCTATTTCGTATTATATTTAAGCTGGCAATTGGAAGTACAATTTCTCTTGGACAGACGAGTGGCATGTTCTATCTGCTAGCATTTGGGATGATTGTCACTTGGAGGCTGGCTATGTTAATTAAATTTATGAAATTAGAAAAAAAAATGAACGCTACAACAAAAAGAAGCGTCTAA
- a CDS encoding response regulator has translation MGLVLLVDDTAFIRMNLASILTKAGHEVVGEAMNGLEAIQQYKKLRPDLVIMDITMPVMSGIEALKEIIRFDSDAHIIMCSAMNQQKVVVEAIESGAKDFLVKPFNENCVQETLNRVLHINNKSF, from the coding sequence ATGGGGCTAGTATTATTAGTAGATGATACTGCATTCATAAGAATGAATTTAGCTTCTATACTAACAAAGGCAGGTCACGAGGTTGTAGGTGAAGCTATGAATGGTTTGGAAGCAATTCAACAATATAAAAAGTTGAGGCCCGATCTTGTTATCATGGACATCACGATGCCGGTTATGAGCGGAATAGAAGCCCTGAAAGAAATAATAAGATTTGATTCTGATGCCCATATCATTATGTGTTCAGCCATGAATCAACAAAAAGTAGTAGTAGAAGCAATCGAATCCGGTGCAAAGGATTTTTTAGTTAAACCCTTTAATGAAAACTGTGTTCAAGAGACGTTAAATAGAGTTCTACATATTAATAATAAGAGTTTTTAA